Below is a genomic region from Culicoides brevitarsis isolate CSIRO-B50_1 chromosome 2, AGI_CSIRO_Cbre_v1, whole genome shotgun sequence.
aaaatattttcaataaattttaaaatttattttttttataaattttaatattcaatttaaattaaatgtagcaaatttatttttttgaggtcttcaatttttgtataaaaattaaaaaaaaaaaacttaaaaaaatcaacaattttcttcattagaAATACTTTGGTTTGAAGGTCATTAACTCAATATcagcaaaaacttttaaaattgttcgaaaacaagttttttttgagaaattttatgtctcttcattccaaaaatatttcttaaaatacaaatttcttttaaaaaattcataaaaattcacattaaatcgttgaagaaataaaaattttgcttgaaaatatcgcaaaaagacagaaaaaaaacttacatccaTACAAAACTCCGGTGATTTATTATTGTGATTATAATTATTGCCCTTGCGATTATTGATATTGAAGTcatttgtgtttgtttgatCCGTGTCTATCATAACGACCATATTAATGCCACCACTGCTGCCTGATGACGAGTTTGTCGAGTTTGCATCGTCAGCTCCATTGTCTGTGTTGTTCGTTCGTGAATGaaaggaagcaaaaaaaaagtgacaggaATTAACACCCACGCATGTCTCTGTGATGACGCAACAAACGGGAAAGTCATCAACATCAAGCAACTTACCCGCAGGTTCACTGGCATCCTCGAGACCCGGCGTCAACGGATGCGTCAATTCGGGATCGGGACTCGGACTATTCGGCAACAGCAGGCATGTCGAGGAATTCTGGTCCGGGAGAAATGTCGAAGCAGATGGCGATGTATTGAGTGACGCGGAATCAACACTCAGGTACTGCTGTTGGGTGTTGTTGACGCCGCCGTTTCCTCTTGCTGCTAGTTCTTCGAGATTACTCATCACAACATTACccaattattgaaattttggcAGCAATTTGtccagaaaataattttttcgagtctttttttaaagttttttgaaaaaaattcacttttttttacgattttttgcagaaattcaCTGTTGACGAGTAGAGgtaaggaaaaaattcaatcaattaattgcttttggatggaatttcataaaaaaaacaacaacaaccgagCACTTTTCGCCGAGTAAAtagaaaaagtgataaaaacaaGACGGTGTGTAGCACGCAATTGAGAGAAATTGACTGAAAAATTATCGTCTCTTGTTTCCCACACGTTGGTCGTACACGAAAAACACTGCGGAAATTATTCGTCTCGTTTCTTCGTACCCGTCACTTGGCAGAAATGACGATTTATGATCATcgtattaatttgaaatatcaaCATTCAATAACATAACTCTCAAATTGcttatttaaatacattttcgaACTTTATTACATGGCAATAGAGTTACTTTGTAGTGAACATTTCCATCTCATTCTcactatcattttttttctcacaattttttttttaccttttgaaGCCTTTTGACTTGGAAAACTAGTTTTTCGGGATTTTcccgaaatttttatgaattattgacgacttttgttgttttaaatgtCTTTTTGCGCGCTTTTTCGTCGATTAGAAGCGATAAATGTCTTTCATTTGGGCTTTTTTCCctaaaaagaacaaattttcttgGAGATCCGCACGATGTACAACATCAACTCACCGCGTTTCGATTAAAACTGTCGTACCTAAATTATTAAGCAATGTCAAAATATATCTATCTTCTTCGAGCGGACATGCGCAATGTGTGAAAAGTCTCCCGCGAGTTGCCACCACGTGCGTTACGGCACGAAATACGTGTGTGAATGCATATTTTACCGCGAATTTCCACATGTACGGACGGAAAATGAGTGACTCTCTCGCGTTCTCTCATTTACTGATAGGAATTTGGTTGGAAAACGTCAGTGAACGAGCCGACAAGTgttcaaaatagtttttattgttagtactttaaataaagtttttttatgttcttagGGTTACAAGTCATTTAAAATGTCACGCAGCTCGTGATCGATATCCACTTGTGGATTGTTAACGATGGAATCTTCCAGTTCCATGTCCATTTCCGTGGTGTCAATGtctgaaagtaaattttcgtGAATTATTTTCGTGTCGAGGGTAtgggagaaaaattatttaccggCATTGCtgtcattttgaaatttgtcattttccgTGTCTTCTTGCTTTGGAGTGTTGTTCATGATGCAAGAAGGAGGCACAATGTTGATCGCTTCCGAGTGATTGTAGTTTTCCAAGCCAACtgtaaaaggaaatttatttaaaattatttaattaaataaggatgaaaaaaatttgagttcaacttaacttttttgacttaatggaACTTAAGTCTTAAGTAGCTTGAATAAGTTGACTTAAGGTAAAGTAAAAAACATGAGAAAAATTCTCAAGTCTACTAGTTTTTCGATTAAAGATCAATTTTTGGCGAAAAATAGGACTGCaagctttttttaaatcaaaaatatttcattcatttcacacctcatttgacttaagtcaacttaaagaacttaatttattttttttgtcatattttgacataaagtgaaataattaaatttaatggcctaaagaaaatataaggaagcttttcataaaatttgatcaaaaagccaaaaattaatttacttaatcttaaaattaagcttatgtcaacattttttcttaagttgaGGCTTAAGTCGTTagagattaattttaagtaataaatttttgtagctgatttttataaaaaaaagcttcaagACTTAACTAACagtgcctaaaaattatttgacttaaactgAAACATGATAAACTTAAGAGACTTAACTTaagtttgagtaaaaataaaaaaaatcttttgacttaagcttaagttcgAGAAttgaatcaataatttttggcttttcgacataattttgagaaaaaaaaatgtatttttaatttgtaaattaaaattattaagttctTTAGTTTAGCTTTACTAAACTTAAGTAACTTTGACTTGATTGgtatgacttaagcttaactttaagtcaaaaggttttgacttttaactattacttaaaaaataaattagctcTATTTTGCTTTTACTTTCGACTTCAAGcccaaaattcaacaatttttaataaattttgactcatagcccttgatttttttctcctaaaaaatattttctgtaaaaatctCTTACCATTCGTCAATCCCATTGCCTTTCGCAACGCATGAGGTGTCGTCATAGCACCAGGCGGCAACTGTTTCGCAATATCTGCGATATTCGCCGTAATTTGATTCGCCAACTCTACTTCCTCCGAACAGGCATGCTGAATGTGAGCTAAATGCAAAGGAGGCGGTTGCGACAAACGCTGATTCTGCACTTGATGCAGCTGTTCGATGAGCGAAAAGTTATTTTCCAGCTGTCCTTGCAACTTTTTCTGAAACTCGTACAACTTTTGTTGCATCTCCAGTTCATCCAGGAAATCTGTTTCGATTCCGAGCTCTGCGAGACTCTTCAAACCCTCAAAATCGACCTTCGTTTCGCCgtattttcgtttaatttcttCTTCCGTATCGGGAAGTTGTTTTTCAATCTCCTTCTGGTCCTCACGTTGCCGCGCCCCTTCGACGAGAGTTTCTAACGTCTTGCGATGCTCGCCGTTTGTGAGAAGATCCAATAAACCGTTCGCTAAAATGCTGGCATAGGAACTGTCCCGCGAGAATTCCATGATGCTTTTGGCGTAATCTGTGCCTGTTTCATCGCCGTACGTGTTGGCAATCAAATCGCTTTCTTCCTTGCTGATATTCGCGAAACGTGAGTCAAAAAGCGGAGCGAACGAACTAAATGCCCCGTAATATAACGGCTTGACGGGTTTCACTTGATTTCGACGATCCTCACGAAAAGTGTACAATTGCCCGGTGCCTTGTTTGAGTTTTCCGGTAAACGAACCCAGCGAAATGACCTTTTCCGGGCCTTCGTTCTCGTCGTCGAGCAGAATTTGCATGGATGTTGTGCCATCACGACGTTGTCGAATGAATCCCATTTTGCGGGCCTTCTTTTTGTCCAAAAGTTTACTTTTGGCATTCTTTGCTGCCGACTGTACTTGCTTCAAAATCTCGTCAGCTGTCAAATCGTCAACGAATGGCTCGAATTTCGTCGTTGGATTGTTCTCCAAGCGGATTTGTCGTcgtttttcgtcttcttcttcttgcgcGGCGATGCCTTCGTCGACAGCTGCTGCTACTTTCAACGCCGTTTCTGCTTCATCAGCTGAATCGATGATCATTGGTTCGTGTTCCGAGCCATCGCCACTCGGTAACTCGAAACCAAGCTCTTTTGCGGTAAGTTCTCGCATGTAACCCATCAGTGGTCTCAAAGTTCTTATCAGATTTTCAGGTTGTAACAATCGCATTCCCACATGCAGGAGTCGTTTCGCTGCCTTATGATACACCGTCTCGGGATGATTGTATTTTTGAGCATTGTCACACATGAGTTTGAAATCTTCCGTGAACTCGGCGATGGATTTGTACTCGTTTTCGTCGATTTTCTGTCGGATTGTCGAAAAATCCATCGGTTTTGAAA
It encodes:
- the LOC134832664 gene encoding bromodomain-containing protein 7, which encodes MGSKKHKKHKSERKERGEGYDSRPHGLKLILKVAGSSSTPEHGNDSPMYPQEYSSDFHEKHKKSKKKKKKKDREKKHKHHKEKRRHREDESSQEDFSINDESSQTPFYANLTTANSIASRPLTQPMIPLKSPDTSLEKPKSEIIEDSRSPMTFMQSPTASTSSLSKLEVPKPDSSRDSMSPSRPLSESGREPRSCVLKMKQRPLAKLLEHLIKALEKRDPHQFFAWPVTDEIAPNYSSIISKPMDFSTIRQKIDENEYKSIAEFTEDFKLMCDNAQKYNHPETVYHKAAKRLLHVGMRLLQPENLIRTLRPLMGYMRELTAKELGFELPSGDGSEHEPMIIDSADEAETALKVAAAVDEGIAAQEEEDEKRRQIRLENNPTTKFEPFVDDLTADEILKQVQSAAKNAKSKLLDKKKARKMGFIRQRRDGTTSMQILLDDENEGPEKVISLGSFTGKLKQGTGQLYTFREDRRNQVKPVKPLYYGAFSSFAPLFDSRFANISKEESDLIANTYGDETGTDYAKSIMEFSRDSSYASILANGLLDLLTNGEHRKTLETLVEGARQREDQKEIEKQLPDTEEEIKRKYGETKVDFEGLKSLAELGIETDFLDELEMQQKLYEFQKKLQGQLENNFSLIEQLHQVQNQRLSQPPPLHLAHIQHACSEEVELANQITANIADIAKQLPPGAMTTPHALRKAMGLTNVGLENYNHSEAINIVPPSCIMNNTPKQEDTENDKFQNDSNADIDTTEMDMELEDSIVNNPQVDIDHELRDILNDL